The following are from one region of the Bradyrhizobium septentrionale genome:
- a CDS encoding aspartate aminotransferase family protein has product MSTEMALLARRHRALGQHSPLMYDTPLHIVRGEGVWVEDVHGRRYLDVYNNVPHVGHCHPHVVEAICRQAGTLNVHTRYLHENVVKYAERLTATFDPSLSVAMFTCTGTEANELALRIARFVSGGTGVIVSSFSYHGNSAALAAVTTGLSAPEALAPHARAVSIPDLNHFEGDPAQLAQDYADRVGEAVQSLNAVGIKPAAILFDALFSTEGLPRVPKGFLEQAVAHVRKAGGLFIADEVQGGLGRTGQHMWSHQAYGVVPDLVTLGKPLGNGHPLAGVITRPDLLEAFASSALYFNTFAGNPVSAAAGLAVLDVMERENLVENAKSIGSYLQQDLSRLAMKHDLIGSVRGNGLFFGLELLRGRGIPATQETKRLVNVMRDRGVLINRIGPHDNVLKMRPPMPFSKANAERLLSTLDDALASL; this is encoded by the coding sequence ATGTCCACTGAGATGGCTCTGCTAGCACGCCGTCATCGCGCTCTTGGGCAGCATTCGCCGTTGATGTACGACACGCCTCTGCACATTGTTCGGGGCGAGGGAGTGTGGGTCGAGGATGTCCACGGCCGCCGATACCTCGACGTCTACAATAACGTTCCCCATGTCGGCCACTGCCACCCTCATGTTGTGGAGGCGATCTGCCGCCAGGCAGGCACACTCAATGTCCACACCCGCTATCTGCATGAAAACGTCGTCAAGTACGCTGAGAGATTGACGGCCACCTTCGATCCTTCCCTGTCCGTGGCAATGTTCACCTGTACCGGTACGGAGGCCAACGAACTTGCGCTACGCATCGCGCGCTTCGTCAGCGGCGGTACAGGTGTGATTGTCAGCTCGTTCAGTTATCACGGCAATTCCGCCGCGCTTGCTGCCGTGACGACAGGCCTTTCCGCGCCCGAGGCGTTGGCGCCCCATGCGCGTGCGGTATCCATCCCCGATTTGAACCATTTTGAGGGCGATCCAGCACAACTCGCACAGGATTACGCAGACCGCGTCGGTGAAGCCGTTCAATCATTGAATGCCGTGGGCATCAAGCCCGCAGCAATCTTGTTCGACGCGCTTTTTTCGACCGAAGGATTGCCTCGCGTTCCGAAGGGCTTTCTGGAACAGGCGGTCGCGCATGTGCGCAAGGCAGGCGGCCTCTTTATTGCGGATGAGGTGCAAGGTGGTCTTGGCCGAACAGGCCAACACATGTGGTCGCACCAAGCTTACGGCGTCGTGCCCGATCTGGTCACTCTCGGAAAGCCGCTTGGCAATGGGCATCCTTTGGCTGGGGTCATTACACGGCCTGATTTGTTGGAGGCGTTCGCGTCATCCGCTCTGTACTTCAACACCTTCGCGGGAAATCCAGTGTCAGCCGCCGCGGGTTTGGCTGTTCTCGATGTGATGGAGCGCGAAAACCTGGTGGAAAATGCCAAGTCAATTGGAAGCTATCTCCAGCAAGACCTGTCCAGACTTGCCATGAAACATGATCTCATCGGGAGCGTGCGCGGGAATGGCCTGTTCTTCGGACTGGAACTTCTCCGCGGGCGCGGTATCCCGGCTACTCAGGAGACGAAGCGCCTGGTCAACGTGATGCGGGACAGGGGCGTCCTCATCAATCGAATCGGGCCCCACGATAACGTGCTTAAGATGCGACCGCCGATGCCGTTCTCGAAGGCCAACGCGGAGCGATTGTTGTCCACCCTTGACGATGCGCTGGCTTCGCTATGA
- a CDS encoding TrbI/VirB10 family protein produces the protein MNTQNGDGHEQAIPPQTLDDPSVNFRLRAEHPSVTRLSRKVLAGGSAVALLAIGGAVLWSLQSNRPRDPAADELYSTEHHNVADGIATLPKDYAGAPREAIPQLGPPLPGDLGRPILAAQGQSPTIGVDPEQQRRDQETEAARVSHLFASTNGREARPPAVTAEGSDRNASSISSTNSDAGLAQDGQDRKLAFANASVDRRTVSPDRVTKPASPYVVQAGTVIPGALITGIRSDLPGQITAQVTESVFDSPTGRLLLIPQGARLIGVYDSKVAFGQSRVLLVWTRLIMPNGRSIVLERQPGADAAGYSGLEDEIDNHWSELFKAAALSTLLAVGTELGAGSNTNSNDSAIIQALRHGAGDALNQSGQEVVRRSFNIQPTLTIRPGFPVRVIVNRDLVLEPYRG, from the coding sequence GTGAATACACAGAATGGAGACGGTCACGAGCAGGCGATTCCGCCGCAAACACTGGACGACCCGTCCGTGAACTTTCGGCTGAGAGCGGAGCATCCGAGCGTGACGCGGTTGTCGCGGAAGGTTCTCGCAGGAGGGAGCGCGGTTGCCTTGCTTGCCATTGGTGGTGCCGTGTTGTGGTCGTTGCAGAGCAATCGCCCTCGAGACCCGGCGGCCGATGAGCTCTACAGCACCGAGCATCACAATGTTGCCGACGGCATCGCGACGCTGCCAAAGGACTATGCAGGCGCTCCACGCGAGGCCATCCCGCAGCTTGGTCCGCCGCTCCCGGGCGACCTTGGACGGCCGATCCTAGCGGCTCAGGGCCAGTCGCCCACCATCGGTGTTGATCCGGAGCAGCAGCGCCGGGACCAAGAAACCGAAGCGGCCCGCGTCAGCCATTTGTTCGCTTCGACCAACGGGAGAGAGGCGCGTCCGCCTGCCGTCACGGCTGAGGGGAGCGACCGCAATGCTTCCTCGATATCGAGTACCAACAGCGACGCAGGGCTTGCGCAGGACGGCCAGGATAGGAAGCTTGCCTTCGCCAATGCATCCGTGGATCGCCGCACGGTAAGCCCTGACCGTGTCACCAAGCCGGCTTCACCGTATGTTGTGCAGGCTGGAACTGTCATTCCGGGAGCTCTGATCACCGGGATTCGATCGGACCTTCCAGGACAGATCACCGCGCAGGTGACGGAGAGCGTTTTCGATTCGCCCACCGGGCGCCTTCTGCTTATCCCGCAAGGGGCGCGCTTGATTGGGGTCTACGACAGCAAGGTCGCGTTCGGCCAATCTCGCGTCCTACTGGTTTGGACTCGCCTGATCATGCCGAATGGTCGTTCGATCGTTCTGGAGCGACAGCCAGGCGCGGATGCGGCAGGGTATTCAGGGCTGGAAGATGAAATCGACAACCATTGGAGCGAGCTGTTCAAGGCTGCTGCCCTATCGACGCTTCTGGCTGTCGGTACCGAGCTTGGTGCGGGATCCAACACCAACAGCAATGACAGTGCCATTATCCAGGCCCTACGGCACGGAGCCGGGGATGCGCTGAATCAATCCGGCCAGGAAGTTGTTCGTCGCAGTTTCAATATTCAACCGACGCTGACCATTCGTCCGGGCTTCCCGGTGCGCGTCATCGTCAATCGCGATCTTGTACTCGAGCCATACAGGGGATAA
- a CDS encoding helix-turn-helix transcriptional regulator produces the protein MEDKDLFDDSERPIQQRLQQQLSAIGYGRFLGGLMPIGGCNYMALALHREVGDRCNFSDRQMDRLLKLLPHFAQALRLSKSIACSRSAEALLRGHLERWECGLIVCDAEGQMLWRNQRAHDALNCSGGLRLRNGQLYASNAEAQQRLAAALRRQVGRSAPSFVALEAGGRRWQLALQELEPATSASADTLLLIAFTGDQPVGVIPAESLVTLFELTDAESRLTSALVAGVRLEEYAARRGVELSTVRYQLKQVLAKTGTRRQVDLVRQILCSAAARVVGPRQEIAPVGAH, from the coding sequence GTGGAAGACAAGGACTTGTTCGACGACAGCGAACGCCCAATTCAGCAAAGGCTTCAGCAGCAGCTTTCCGCAATTGGATATGGACGTTTCCTTGGCGGGCTGATGCCAATTGGCGGCTGCAACTACATGGCGCTCGCGCTCCACCGCGAGGTCGGTGATCGCTGCAACTTCTCCGATCGCCAGATGGATCGGCTACTAAAGCTCCTGCCTCATTTTGCGCAGGCACTGCGGCTCAGCAAATCGATTGCCTGTAGCCGCTCTGCGGAAGCGCTGTTACGTGGTCATTTGGAGCGCTGGGAATGCGGTCTCATTGTATGCGACGCAGAGGGCCAGATGTTGTGGCGCAACCAGCGTGCCCACGACGCGCTGAATTGCAGCGGCGGATTGCGGCTGCGCAATGGTCAGTTGTACGCCTCGAACGCCGAAGCTCAGCAGCGCCTGGCCGCGGCCCTGCGTCGGCAGGTTGGCCGCAGCGCTCCCAGCTTTGTCGCCCTCGAAGCGGGCGGGCGCCGCTGGCAACTTGCGTTGCAAGAGCTCGAACCTGCGACCTCGGCGAGTGCAGATACACTGTTGCTGATCGCGTTTACCGGCGATCAGCCGGTCGGTGTGATTCCCGCAGAATCGCTTGTCACATTGTTCGAGTTGACCGACGCGGAATCGCGCCTCACCAGCGCTCTGGTCGCCGGCGTTAGGCTGGAGGAGTACGCGGCGCGCCGCGGTGTCGAACTGAGTACCGTCCGCTATCAGCTCAAGCAGGTGCTGGCCAAAACCGGGACTCGCCGGCAGGTTGACCTCGTTCGCCAAATTCTCTGCTCCGCTGCGGCCCGCGTCGTCGGTCCGCGCCAGGAAATCGCGCCAGTCGGTGCGCATTGA
- a CDS encoding SDR family oxidoreductase gives MGLNRLRGKTAIVTGSGQGIGAAIARVFADEGAKVVIATRTESHGQATLSDIIAAKGEAALRVVDVGVAAEIEQAVSFAVSRYGKLDIVVHNAASFAAGMVEELDDALLEESLSVNLKAAFRLSKAAIPHLRRRGGGRLLFTSSVTGPRVAMPGASYYAASKSGLNGFIRTAAIELARDRITVNGVEPGFIKTPAMNLLADEEGQRVMAKYVPIGALGRPEDIAYAMLYLASDEASYVTGQTIVVDGGSTLPESPTFADEAAGVKSLDQI, from the coding sequence ATGGGCTTAAATCGCTTGCGCGGGAAGACCGCTATTGTCACTGGTTCCGGCCAAGGGATTGGCGCTGCAATTGCTAGGGTCTTTGCGGACGAGGGTGCCAAGGTTGTTATTGCAACTCGAACAGAGAGCCATGGCCAGGCGACGCTGTCCGACATCATTGCCGCGAAAGGCGAGGCTGCCCTCCGCGTCGTAGACGTCGGAGTCGCGGCCGAGATCGAGCAGGCCGTTTCCTTCGCGGTCTCCAGGTACGGCAAGCTTGATATCGTCGTGCACAACGCCGCCTCCTTTGCCGCTGGTATGGTCGAGGAGTTGGATGATGCCCTGTTGGAAGAGTCGTTGAGCGTTAATCTCAAGGCAGCGTTCCGACTCTCAAAAGCCGCGATCCCGCATCTTCGCCGCCGAGGCGGCGGCCGATTGCTATTTACTTCCTCGGTCACAGGGCCTCGCGTGGCTATGCCGGGAGCCTCCTACTATGCAGCAAGCAAGAGTGGCCTGAACGGCTTCATCCGCACGGCGGCGATCGAGCTGGCAAGGGACCGGATTACAGTCAATGGCGTTGAGCCGGGTTTCATTAAGACGCCAGCCATGAACTTGCTTGCGGATGAAGAAGGGCAAAGGGTCATGGCGAAGTATGTACCGATCGGCGCCCTTGGCCGACCGGAAGATATCGCCTACGCAATGCTGTACCTTGCGAGCGACGAGGCCTCTTACGTGACCGGTCAAACCATCGTGGTCGACGGCGGTAGCACTCTGCCTGAGAGCCCGACCTTCGCGGACGAAGCTGCAGGGGTGAAGAGCCTTGATCAGATCTAG
- the tnpB gene encoding IS66 family insertion sequence element accessory protein TnpB (TnpB, as the term is used for proteins encoded by IS66 family insertion elements, is considered an accessory protein, since TnpC, encoded by a neighboring gene, is a DDE family transposase.): MFRLASDLRVYLHREPIDFRAGINSLAIVVEQSMGLDPFQRAVFAFCNRRRDRIKLLIYDRSGFWMLLKRLEADRFHWPRSQEAVLTLTTEELHWLLDGINIAAVRRHPVRQYQSVG, translated from the coding sequence ATGTTCCGACTGGCGTCTGATCTTCGGGTCTACCTTCACCGCGAACCGATTGACTTCCGGGCGGGCATCAACAGCCTGGCGATCGTGGTCGAGCAGTCGATGGGGCTGGATCCGTTCCAGCGCGCGGTGTTCGCGTTCTGCAATCGTCGCCGCGACCGGATCAAGCTGCTGATTTATGATCGGTCAGGATTTTGGATGCTGCTGAAGCGGCTGGAGGCCGACAGATTCCACTGGCCCCGAAGTCAGGAGGCGGTGCTGACGCTGACGACGGAGGAGCTGCACTGGCTGCTTGACGGCATCAACATCGCGGCGGTGCGTCGTCATCCGGTGCGGCAATATCAGAGCGTGGGCTGA
- a CDS encoding excisionase family DNA-binding protein, with protein sequence MTLPAYAEELGGRLPSETERASANQLRTIFAAYAAGDTKLRLVDDQKQTREIALGPALSALLIELLRHIGKGDAVTLVPVHEMLTTQQAADVLNVSRPFFISLLDKAQIPYETVGRHRRIKAEDLFAYKRARDKKRSEALSALAEEDGELL encoded by the coding sequence ATGACCTTGCCAGCATACGCCGAGGAACTCGGCGGCAGGTTGCCATCCGAGACCGAGAGGGCATCAGCCAATCAATTGCGCACAATATTCGCTGCCTATGCGGCGGGCGATACAAAGCTGCGTCTCGTCGATGACCAGAAGCAGACGAGAGAGATCGCCTTAGGTCCAGCTTTGTCAGCACTCCTGATCGAGTTGCTCCGGCATATCGGGAAAGGCGATGCAGTTACCCTTGTGCCGGTGCATGAGATGCTGACCACTCAGCAAGCTGCCGACGTTCTGAATGTTTCGCGCCCGTTCTTCATTTCCTTGCTCGACAAGGCCCAGATCCCATACGAAACCGTGGGACGCCATCGTCGCATCAAGGCAGAAGACCTGTTCGCGTACAAACGAGCTCGAGACAAGAAGCGAAGCGAGGCCCTTTCAGCCCTTGCTGAAGAGGATGGGGAGTTGCTGTAA
- a CDS encoding phosphotransferase enzyme family protein yields the protein MNEFLALDLEEQVAAMTEVARAALRRWAGNFEEITLVKYRENAVFRLRDGNGDRFALRVHRSGYHNDVELKSELLWMSELAAASFDVPAVIPAKSGSLFVKATGPKISGSLQVDMLAWLEGDPLGSIETGFSCGFDELRGFYHQVGQLAARLHDQAAAWQLPLGFARHAWDAQGLLGPNPFWGDFRNLPDLSAHLPLIDEACAKAQHDLRLMGRSRENYGLIHADLVPENVLRNGGRLMLIDFDDAGFGWHMFELATALFWHTDRPYYRTIHDALVAGYRSVRQLSPAQWQQLPLFLYLRGLTYLGWVQTRSETETARELTPMLIEKAVLLANEYLKHHGSLRASRGSLMSS from the coding sequence ATGAACGAGTTTCTGGCACTCGATCTGGAAGAGCAAGTCGCGGCAATGACTGAGGTGGCGCGAGCAGCCCTGCGCCGTTGGGCTGGAAACTTTGAGGAGATAACTCTTGTCAAGTACAGGGAGAACGCCGTCTTTCGACTACGCGACGGCAATGGTGACCGATTTGCACTACGGGTTCACAGGAGCGGCTATCACAACGATGTAGAGCTCAAATCGGAATTGCTATGGATGTCGGAGCTTGCTGCGGCATCGTTCGATGTGCCGGCCGTCATCCCGGCCAAAAGCGGCTCGCTGTTCGTGAAAGCGACTGGTCCCAAGATTTCCGGGTCACTTCAGGTGGACATGCTTGCCTGGCTCGAGGGGGACCCGCTCGGCTCGATCGAGACCGGCTTTTCCTGCGGGTTCGACGAACTCAGAGGTTTCTATCATCAGGTCGGCCAGCTTGCTGCGCGCTTGCACGATCAAGCAGCGGCGTGGCAGCTACCTCTAGGTTTTGCGCGCCACGCGTGGGACGCTCAAGGCCTTCTTGGGCCGAATCCCTTTTGGGGAGATTTTCGCAATCTGCCCGACTTGTCGGCACATCTTCCACTCATCGACGAGGCATGTGCAAAGGCTCAACACGATCTTCGCCTGATGGGACGGTCCCGCGAGAATTATGGGCTCATTCATGCCGACCTGGTCCCGGAAAATGTTCTGCGTAACGGTGGCCGGCTCATGCTTATCGACTTCGACGATGCCGGATTTGGGTGGCACATGTTCGAACTAGCTACCGCGCTTTTTTGGCACACCGATCGTCCGTACTATCGCACGATCCACGACGCGCTGGTGGCGGGATATCGTTCAGTGCGTCAACTTTCGCCGGCGCAGTGGCAGCAGCTTCCGTTGTTTTTGTATCTGCGGGGGCTCACGTACCTGGGTTGGGTGCAAACCCGGAGCGAGACCGAGACCGCGCGGGAGCTTACTCCCATGCTGATTGAAAAAGCCGTCTTATTGGCGAACGAATATTTGAAGCATCATGGGTCGCTCAGAGCTAGTCGAGGTTCCTTGATGTCAAGCTGA
- the tnpC gene encoding IS66 family transposase, protein MSRKPTTHELEALIAAHAAEIAALKAENEKLAQRVLHLEEQLRLERLHRYAPKSEKLKERIFNEAEQAAAESRDDDDVEAVAVPDTGLPEAPKPAPKARGRKPLPDDLPRQRVEHDLGEDQKDCPCCHNRMHRMGETVTEQLHVEVKASVLQHVRFKYACRHCERTALNTPIVTAPMPAQPLPGSVATPSTLALVLANKYVDGTPLYRVADALGRADVSISRGTLGNWVIRASELHLHRVYDALQQKLMSQPLVHGDETWVQVLKEDGRDAQAKSFMWAYRSGQDCAQPVVLFDYQPGRGQQHPQAFLAGYRGLLMSDGYDAWRTLTGATHLGCMAHARRKFTDALKARTKPGGPPLQALKFFEALYEVERVARQTPPDGETRAAYTLRLRQQHSLPVLAAFRTWLDDQAPKVLPESLTGKAIAYARNQWDYLTRYTSDGLAPIDNNVLERDIRPFCTGRKSWLFSDTVAGAKASAVIYSLVLTCRACGVDPYAWLRHALTELPQRAPDADIEDLLPFNCTAQKNLPADNDSG, encoded by the coding sequence ATGAGTCGCAAGCCCACGACGCACGAACTGGAAGCCTTGATCGCGGCGCACGCGGCCGAGATCGCGGCGCTGAAGGCCGAAAACGAGAAACTCGCACAACGCGTGCTGCATCTAGAGGAGCAGTTGCGCCTGGAGCGCCTGCACCGGTATGCGCCGAAGAGCGAAAAGCTCAAGGAGCGCATCTTCAACGAAGCCGAGCAGGCCGCCGCTGAAAGCCGGGACGACGACGATGTCGAGGCGGTCGCCGTGCCGGACACGGGATTGCCGGAGGCTCCAAAGCCGGCGCCGAAGGCACGCGGCCGCAAGCCGCTGCCTGACGATCTGCCGCGCCAACGCGTCGAACACGATCTGGGTGAGGATCAAAAGGACTGTCCGTGCTGCCATAATCGGATGCATCGGATGGGCGAGACCGTCACCGAGCAGTTGCACGTCGAGGTCAAGGCGTCGGTGCTGCAACATGTGCGGTTCAAATATGCCTGCCGTCACTGCGAGCGCACCGCGCTGAACACCCCGATTGTGACCGCGCCGATGCCGGCGCAGCCGCTGCCGGGTAGCGTCGCCACGCCATCGACGCTGGCGCTGGTGCTCGCCAACAAATACGTCGACGGCACGCCGCTGTACCGTGTGGCGGACGCGCTGGGGCGCGCCGACGTCAGCATCAGCCGCGGGACGCTGGGCAACTGGGTGATCCGGGCGAGCGAGTTGCATCTGCATCGGGTCTATGACGCGCTACAGCAAAAGCTCATGTCGCAGCCCCTGGTCCACGGCGACGAAACCTGGGTCCAGGTTCTTAAAGAGGACGGCCGTGATGCGCAGGCCAAATCCTTCATGTGGGCCTATCGCAGCGGCCAGGACTGCGCGCAGCCGGTCGTGCTGTTCGATTACCAGCCCGGTCGCGGCCAGCAACATCCTCAGGCCTTCCTGGCCGGCTATCGCGGCTTGTTGATGAGCGACGGCTATGACGCCTGGCGCACGCTGACAGGCGCGACCCATCTCGGCTGTATGGCGCATGCGCGCAGGAAATTTACCGATGCGCTCAAGGCCAGGACAAAGCCTGGCGGTCCGCCATTGCAGGCGCTCAAGTTCTTCGAGGCGTTGTACGAGGTCGAGAGGGTGGCGCGCCAGACGCCGCCCGACGGCGAAACGCGCGCCGCATACACCTTGCGGCTGCGCCAGCAGCATAGCCTGCCGGTATTGGCCGCCTTCCGGACCTGGCTCGACGACCAGGCGCCGAAGGTGCTACCCGAAAGCTTGACCGGCAAGGCGATCGCCTATGCACGCAACCAATGGGATTATCTGACCCGTTACACCAGTGACGGTCTCGCCCCGATCGATAACAATGTTCTGGAGCGCGACATCAGGCCGTTTTGCACCGGACGAAAAAGTTGGCTGTTCAGCGACACCGTTGCCGGCGCCAAGGCAAGCGCCGTGATCTACAGTTTGGTGCTGACATGCCGGGCATGCGGCGTCGATCCCTATGCATGGCTACGTCACGCGCTCACCGAATTGCCCCAACGCGCGCCAGACGCCGATATCGAAGATCTGTTGCCGTTCAATTGCACCGCTCAAAAAAACCTGCCAGCTGACAACGACAGCGGCTGA
- a CDS encoding PIN domain-containing protein, protein MFANRFTALVDACSLASVLKRNLLLSLAEADFFRLRWSEKILDETQKAVEQIYAKRGHPDAADRAQRARKNMEAAFEDAKVENYDHLLPLGDALPDRGDKHVLAAAVKTQASMIVTENLRHFPSDILSDLNIEAKSADSFIADTIALDPGRAVAAIRKMRLRFKRPEKTAEALLLDMEAAGLIEAVDLLREHVESL, encoded by the coding sequence TTGTTTGCCAATCGATTTACAGCGCTCGTAGACGCTTGCTCTCTCGCCAGCGTCCTCAAACGAAACCTGTTGCTGTCTCTCGCGGAGGCGGATTTTTTCCGCCTCCGCTGGTCTGAGAAGATATTGGACGAAACTCAAAAGGCGGTAGAGCAAATTTACGCCAAACGGGGGCACCCGGACGCCGCCGACCGAGCGCAACGCGCCCGCAAGAACATGGAAGCCGCCTTCGAAGACGCGAAGGTTGAGAACTACGATCATTTGCTGCCGCTTGGAGATGCGTTGCCGGATCGAGGCGACAAGCACGTCTTAGCAGCTGCAGTAAAAACTCAAGCTTCAATGATCGTGACTGAAAATCTCAGGCATTTTCCGTCGGACATCCTTTCTGATCTCAACATCGAAGCCAAATCGGCAGATTCATTCATTGCCGACACGATCGCGCTTGATCCCGGGCGCGCCGTAGCTGCCATTCGAAAGATGAGGCTCCGTTTCAAGCGCCCCGAGAAGACGGCGGAAGCCTTATTGTTGGACATGGAGGCCGCAGGTCTGATCGAAGCCGTCGACCTCCTGAGAGAACACGTTGAGTCGCTCTAG
- the tnpA gene encoding IS66-like element accessory protein TnpA: MITPEEPLRLETVGVLRNGRRRYDPASKQRLVEACLQSGVSLAGLALQHGVNANLLRKWVAKRQLQNGDGQPEARAPIAPAFIPVRAPSPSPTRSAGAIAVCATERSCAGRLTASMPNGVTLSLEGGDAQLLSAVIEALGRCDVPTGV; encoded by the coding sequence ATGATCACTCCAGAAGAACCTTTGAGACTTGAGACGGTCGGCGTGTTGCGCAATGGCCGGCGTCGCTATGATCCGGCCAGCAAACAGCGGCTGGTCGAGGCCTGTCTGCAGTCTGGCGTGTCGCTGGCGGGGCTTGCGCTGCAACACGGCGTGAACGCGAACCTGCTGCGCAAGTGGGTGGCCAAGCGACAACTTCAGAACGGGGATGGCCAGCCGGAGGCGCGGGCGCCGATTGCGCCAGCCTTTATTCCGGTTCGCGCGCCGTCGCCGTCGCCAACTCGATCTGCTGGCGCGATTGCGGTTTGCGCGACGGAGCGATCCTGTGCAGGGCGGCTGACGGCATCGATGCCCAACGGCGTGACGCTTTCGCTGGAAGGCGGCGACGCGCAGTTGCTGTCGGCGGTGATTGAAGCGCTGGGGCGTTGCGATGTTCCGACTGGCGTCTGA
- a CDS encoding TetR/AcrR family transcriptional regulator, with protein sequence MKQKAPVRLRDRNRLRTRQELLDTALDLFEAGGLAACSVDAVAKQAGTSKTTAYTYFPGGIDEMLRDQYRIIGERVRVRGEQARNASTTVEDRITALMAALLEICAEPKVGRFYMMLTPALSPLLEPVVGETSAHFRRMIVDDLERKLAGSVSPTACATLIVGAGREAAIAVARDPSQQEVLLTALRMTVRAMLSVKAGR encoded by the coding sequence ATGAAGCAGAAAGCGCCTGTCCGACTCCGCGATCGCAATCGCCTGAGAACCCGGCAGGAACTCCTGGACACAGCACTTGATCTGTTCGAGGCCGGAGGTCTTGCGGCCTGCTCCGTTGACGCGGTTGCAAAACAAGCCGGCACATCCAAAACAACGGCCTACACCTACTTTCCAGGCGGCATCGACGAGATGCTCCGCGATCAATACCGCATCATCGGCGAGCGCGTCCGTGTACGCGGCGAGCAGGCACGCAATGCCAGCACCACGGTTGAGGACCGGATAACCGCCCTGATGGCGGCCCTGCTCGAGATTTGTGCGGAACCCAAGGTCGGGCGGTTCTACATGATGCTCACGCCGGCGCTCAGCCCGCTTCTCGAACCCGTCGTCGGAGAAACATCCGCTCACTTTCGCAGAATGATCGTGGATGATTTGGAGCGGAAGCTCGCTGGCAGCGTCTCGCCAACCGCCTGCGCCACACTGATCGTGGGGGCCGGGCGTGAGGCGGCCATCGCGGTAGCGCGAGATCCTAGTCAGCAAGAGGTGCTTCTGACCGCGCTCCGGATGACAGTCCGTGCGATGCTCTCGGTGAAGGCAGGTCGCTAG